In Quercus robur chromosome 11, dhQueRobu3.1, whole genome shotgun sequence, the sequence GCATACCCATGAGAAATGGCCACCGTGGAATTTATTATTACTCCCAGCCAAATGTGAATCCAGAGGGGTCAACTTCAACAACCTTGGAGCAGGAATCTTGTTCCCCATTCTGCCACTAAATCCAGTCTTTGTCTTTCCATCTTTGTCAGTAAATAGAGTGCAAATAAGGACCAAATACGTGTCAGTCGTGCCCAAAATCCACTTCCCATCAAATGTAACATCGACATGAGTAATTGGTGAACCAAGCCCTGGAAAAGCAGTCTTGGCCTGCCTCATTGATGTCTTCGAATACAACCTTATCTTCCCATCAAGAGACCCAACAACAATCGACCCATCCCCAGTTGTAGCAAAGCACTGAAAATTTGTCCCTTTCGAGAACTGATGCCCCTGTGTCCAATTCAACACTGGCGAATTCGCCATTGCAATGTTCTGAACTATTCCACTCCGATCACGCATATCCCATTGACACAACCTATTATCATCTAACCCCAAAAACGTCGACTCTGACGGGTCCAATTGCGAACCTTTAGTATCATTCGTGATATCCCGCATTGTAATATCAGTCCCATCCTTCTCAAACTTCCATTCCGTGACAATCTTCCCCGTCTCGATATCGAGCTGTTGAAGCCCAGTTGCATGAGGCTTCCCTTCCTTAAATGGACTCATTAGCATCATATTTGTCTCGGCTCTCATCAACAACGCCTTTTTTGGAGTCATTTGGGCCACACTCGAACTTTTCCTTGAACTCGAACCATCAAATTTCACAGAAACACCTTTTCCATGAATTCCATGATTGAGATTCCTATAAACCTGAACACCAGTATCGTTCACCAAGAAGCTATTATCCAATGCACCCAACGTCAAGCTCTGTACACCGCCATTGGCAGCCTCTTCGAACTCTTCCAACAAGTCCTGACTCGCCCGGACCGGCGGCTCGGGACTCTTCAACCCATCGTCTTCAGCATCCTCCCACATCGAATCGTCGGCCGCCTCGGGCTTCACCCACCCAATAAACTCTTTCCCATAAACCTTAAGCTTGTTCTCCTCCGTAGCTTCGAGTCCGTACACATTCTCAAAAACACAGTTCTGAAACTCAGTGACGAAATTCCGATACGCTTCGTCGGTCGGGAACTTCAAAGCCCAAACGCCACTGGACACGAAATCCACGCGCCGCTGATCGCCGAACATCTTCAATTGCATCTCCGACGAAACCCTAGCTCGCACCTTAGCTCCCACTCTCAGTATCCACCACGACTGTCCTCCACCGTCCGATTCATCGTCATCGTCATCACCGTCGCCGTCGATTTTCGAGGTTTTCACAAAGGAATAAGACGAGTACTTATCGGAGACGATCCATTTCGCATTCGGAGTGTTGCCGCCGATATGGAGGTAGAGCTTGACGGAATTCGCGGAATTAGGGTTTTgcgaagaggaagaagaagaagcgtaTTTGAGTTTGAGAGCTTTGAGTTTAGCGTCGAGTTCGTCTAGGGATTTGGGATCGGATTTGGCTTTGGATTGGGGCTTTTGTTGGTGTTGTTGGTGTGAGCCTTGAGCGTCGTCGTATTGAtcgtcctcttcttcttcttcttcttcttcattgtcggTGTATTGGTCTGAGTCGGCGTCGGAGATATCGAGGCCTTCGCGGCTCTGAGAGGTACCCATTGTTGTTGAATTTGGATTCGGAAGTGGAAAATAAGTGAGAGAGTGAGAATTGAAAAGAAATGTTAGAGATTGTTTGAAATGCTTTTGGGATCTGCGATTCCGAATAAAGTTAGTTACTCTGTTTGGATTTTGGAGATTTTATAGGTGATTATTTCTCACCGGCTATCACCGTTTTCGTTTTTGGCATAGCTCATAAGCCTCCTTTTTGCgcgtgttttgtttttgtttatttatttatttattttattttaaggtttTCATAAatgttaatcttttttttttttttttttttgagaaaaatgttaatataatattttgatatGAATATTGTAAGGACTAGCTTTAAAATCCTAACCCAAAGTATGAATGGACTTAGGACCAAAAAGTtcgaaacaatgaatttgtagaaaatggATTAGAAAAACTGGGTTTTAGTTAACCAAACAACAAGTTAGGTAGGCTTGATGACAAAGGAgtgaaaaaatacaagtttaaaCTAAAGGAAGAACATCCTCGACAAAATCCAAGGAGATTGATTTTTATATAATGTTCTTAAATATGGTTACAGGTTTGGTtctagattgctacagtgtttctttctttatttctccgATCCCATTATCTCATTGCCTCCTTCTTCCTTTATACTATCTCCTCATctcatctccaccttccacaTGCATGCCTGATGGTTGGTgttgatatttgtcccatcaacccCTTCTAAAAGTCTTCATGTAGCAGCTGTAAGGTTGATAATCACTGTTcaagtatcacctccacattaatgcgaccaAAGAATTAGctacagtgcatttaatgcggtgacAACAGTTttcttcttagatattttaggatttCTCCTTCTCCCATGTCTCTACCGTGCCTATCTATACTGACCGAACTTCCTGGAACGTTCCCCTGAACAATGGATCACTCCTCTTGACCTCGGCCTTTATTAGCTGAGGAGGCATTCATCCTCGGACAATCCTCCTGGGTCATTATAACCAAACCAACTTCTTCATTTACTAACACAGTTTTTCTGTCAAAGATTTTTCCTCCTTGGACGTCTCTTAGTCCTCGGCTTGGACCACAGGCCCAATGTCCCTACAAATATTAATTTGGTCTTTTAACTCCATGAACGTTAAAATTGTATATCAAGccttttttttatgttgaatcTTAATCAATTTTTAAGGCTAAAATATTGTCATTGTcctaaattttgtataatttcttttttattcttaaactctaaattatttttttgtctcaaaattttttaaataatttaaacatgaaaatatgggaaaaaaaaacgaatcttttataattataaattaataagtgtaacattttcaattaaaaacatatcaacataaaataaaaaaaaaattatgttttagtTTCTTATATTAGAATATTATTTAGTATTCACATaattttacctataaaaaaaattgtccttttatttttcaaactatatatatatatatatatattttgtgtgcGTGAGAGAGACCATTAAAATTTTCcactaaaatcaaatcataGCTTAGTCAATATTATATTACACCTGTAATGTAAAAAATttctccatttattttttttcaaagaatcaaaaacaaaacttgtttatctttaaaaagtatattaattattcattttaaattttaaaaagattgGTTCTTCTTTGGGTTATTCCAAACTTTATTAGGAATTCAAGTATTTTGCTTGTCCAGATTTATTTGAATGAGCTGTGCAATATGATCTTACAtggaaatttgtatattttattttaggaaaagttaaatttgttgttgatatgtgtttgaattatattatttacattaatTTTGGGGTATAAATTTGTAACCTATAAAAGAGATTTGCTGAATGTATTGATTGTACTATCATTATTCACACTTAAGGAAGCTGATTTTGTTGCCTATAACATTGCACAATTGCCTCTTTACAATTTGAGGGAAAGATCCCCTATATCTTCTAtattccttattttatttttagataagaACCCATGAATTTCCCCTCAGTAATTATTAATGAATCCGGTTAATGcgtattaattaataacttctttttcttattataataaaaagtaaaaaggaaaaagaaaaagtagaagGCATCTACTTAAGGCCTTGAGAGAGCCTTTTGGCTTTTGGCTTTTGGCAAGATTTTGGTAAGAAAGACTAAAAGAAGGGGTAGACATGTCATTAGGCAATGCCACCGGCTATAACCCATTACCGGTTAGCGTTGATTCGACGTAGTGTTTACTTAGGACTGAAGGAAATGATTaacatagttttttttgtttatagtattgtattaaacttttttttttttaaagtacttTGGTATTTGGATGTGGGGGCATTACATCCCCATATACGCGGCAAGGAAACGGTCACTTCTCCGTATCAATTTTGTGTGCAGTGCGCGCCTGCCGCtcca encodes:
- the LOC126707281 gene encoding protein CYPRO4, producing the protein MGTSQSREGLDISDADSDQYTDNEEEEEEEEDDQYDDAQGSHQQHQQKPQSKAKSDPKSLDELDAKLKALKLKYASSSSSSQNPNSANSVKLYLHIGGNTPNAKWIVSDKYSSYSFVKTSKIDGDGDDDDDESDGGGQSWWILRVGAKVRARVSSEMQLKMFGDQRRVDFVSSGVWALKFPTDEAYRNFVTEFQNCVFENVYGLEATEENKLKVYGKEFIGWVKPEAADDSMWEDAEDDGLKSPEPPVRASQDLLEEFEEAANGGVQSLTLGALDNSFLVNDTGVQVYRNLNHGIHGKGVSVKFDGSSSRKSSSVAQMTPKKALLMRAETNMMLMSPFKEGKPHATGLQQLDIETGKIVTEWKFEKDGTDITMRDITNDTKGSQLDPSESTFLGLDDNRLCQWDMRDRSGIVQNIAMANSPVLNWTQGHQFSKGTNFQCFATTGDGSIVVGSLDGKIRLYSKTSMRQAKTAFPGLGSPITHVDVTFDGKWILGTTDTYLVLICTLFTDKDGKTKTGFSGRMGNKIPAPRLLKLTPLDSHLAGSNNKFHGGHFSWVTENGKQERHLVATVGKFSVIWDFQQVKNSAHACYRNQQGLKSCYCYKIVLKDESIVESRFMHDKFAVSDSPEAPLVVATPMKVSSISLSGKRQH